The following coding sequences lie in one Pectobacterium sp. A5351 genomic window:
- a CDS encoding YfaZ family outer membrane protein: MKKFVIACAGSLLLATASVHAISLSGEAGRDYAGANAGFGMGIPGLAGNVSYAHGDNNNDVYGFGLGYTIPVGPLKLTLGGKALYLNQDHGNDGYGVALGGGVQWPLSRQFSLYGEGYYSPDAFSSHVDHYVEGKAGVRWQVFAPLNVDVGYRYINMARESGPDNKLADSAYVGVGLSF, encoded by the coding sequence ATGAAAAAGTTTGTGATTGCCTGTGCGGGAAGCCTGTTGCTTGCAACGGCTTCTGTACATGCCATTAGCCTTTCCGGGGAAGCAGGTCGCGATTATGCAGGCGCTAATGCGGGCTTCGGTATGGGCATTCCTGGGCTTGCGGGTAATGTGAGCTATGCCCACGGCGACAACAACAATGATGTCTACGGCTTCGGCTTGGGATACACCATTCCTGTTGGTCCACTCAAGCTGACTCTGGGTGGTAAAGCGCTGTACCTGAATCAGGATCACGGCAATGATGGCTATGGTGTTGCTCTGGGCGGTGGCGTGCAATGGCCACTGAGCCGTCAGTTCTCGCTATATGGCGAAGGTTACTATTCACCGGATGCTTTCTCCAGCCATGTCGATCACTACGTTGAAGGGAAAGCGGGCGTACGTTGGCAGGTATTTGCACCGCTGAACGTTGATGTCGGCTACCGCTACATCAATATGGCACGTGAAAGCGGGCCGGATAATAAACTGGCGGATTCTGCTTATGTCGGCGTTGGCCTGAGCTTCTGA
- the menB gene encoding 1,4-dihydroxy-2-naphthoyl-CoA synthase, whose translation MLYPSEELLYAPIEWYDCSGDFADILYHKSIDGIAKITINRPQVRNAFRPQTVKEMIQALDNARHDDGIGTIILTGAGDKAFCSGGDQKVRGDYGGYQDDSGVHHLNVLDFQRQIRTCPKPVVAMVAGYSIGGGHVLHMMCDLTIAAENAIFGQTGPRVGSFDGGWGASYMARIVGQKKAREIWFLCRQYDAAQALDMGLVNTVVPLAELEKETVRWCREMLQNSPMALRCLKAALNADCDGQAGLQELAGNATMLFYMTDEGQEGRNAFNEKRQPDFSKFKRNP comes from the coding sequence ATGCTTTATCCGAGTGAAGAACTGCTTTACGCCCCGATTGAATGGTACGATTGCAGCGGCGATTTCGCCGATATCCTCTACCATAAATCCATCGATGGCATTGCCAAAATCACCATTAACCGTCCTCAGGTACGCAATGCGTTTCGTCCACAAACGGTAAAAGAGATGATTCAAGCGCTCGACAATGCGCGCCACGACGACGGCATCGGAACGATTATCCTGACCGGTGCGGGCGACAAGGCATTCTGCTCCGGCGGCGATCAGAAAGTTCGTGGCGACTACGGCGGTTATCAGGACGACAGCGGTGTGCACCACCTGAACGTGCTGGATTTCCAGCGCCAGATCCGTACCTGTCCGAAGCCGGTTGTCGCGATGGTCGCAGGCTATTCCATCGGTGGAGGACACGTTCTGCACATGATGTGTGACCTGACCATTGCGGCAGAAAACGCCATCTTCGGTCAAACGGGTCCGCGCGTGGGTTCCTTCGACGGCGGCTGGGGCGCTTCTTACATGGCGCGTATTGTGGGTCAGAAGAAAGCGCGTGAAATCTGGTTCCTGTGCCGCCAGTACGATGCGGCGCAGGCGCTGGATATGGGGCTGGTGAACACGGTGGTTCCGCTGGCCGAGCTGGAAAAAGAGACCGTGCGTTGGTGCCGTGAAATGCTGCAAAACAGCCCAATGGCGCTGCGCTGCCTGAAAGCGGCACTGAACGCGGACTGCGACGGTCAGGCGGGCTTGCAGGAACTGGCGGGTAACGCCACCATGCTGTTCTACATGACGGACGAAGGGCAGGAAGGCCGTAACGCGTTCAACGAAAAACGTCAGCCTGACTTCAGCAAATTCAAACGGAATCCGTAA
- the menF gene encoding isochorismate synthase MenF, with the protein MTVKQLSDLLRHLQQDLREPQPECTGFRQITRSLTLSDATELLPWLATQPVYPQFYWQHRQDREEAAVCGNVCGFHHIQDAEAFLVQQPCGNDVRIWGLNAFNQIKESGTSSPGYLFLPRAELRRQDDTLSLSINLFSDTSLQQDAAEASAFINLLLPPASLPPLHAEVQSVGHQPERQGWIDLLQRALHDINAGLMEKVVLARATTLTLTQPLQATTFIAASRAANHHCFHFMLAHDARHAFLGSSPERLYRRRGSELETEALAGTVASDRDAHKAAELADWLMNDTKNQCENMLVVDDICQRLQQSALSLDVMPPEIVRLRKVQHLRRTIHATLRTASDSACLKALQPTAAVAGLPRQEARRFIAEHEPFERGWYAGSAGYLSRQQSEFSVALRSAEVRDHILTLYAGAGIVAGSDPEQEWQELENKAAGLRSLLDGDMS; encoded by the coding sequence GTGACGGTGAAACAACTTTCCGACTTGCTGCGGCATTTGCAGCAGGATTTGCGCGAGCCACAGCCTGAATGCACAGGTTTCAGACAAATAACGCGTTCATTAACCCTCAGCGATGCGACTGAACTATTGCCGTGGCTGGCGACTCAGCCGGTGTACCCACAGTTCTATTGGCAGCATCGCCAGGATCGTGAAGAAGCCGCCGTTTGCGGCAACGTGTGCGGGTTTCATCATATTCAGGATGCCGAGGCATTTCTCGTTCAGCAGCCGTGCGGCAACGACGTGCGTATCTGGGGGCTGAATGCGTTTAACCAGATAAAAGAAAGTGGCACCTCGTCACCTGGCTACCTGTTTTTGCCCCGCGCAGAGCTACGGCGTCAGGATGATACGCTCAGCCTGAGCATTAATCTGTTCAGCGACACCTCATTGCAGCAGGATGCCGCTGAAGCCTCGGCGTTTATTAACCTGCTTCTGCCGCCTGCGTCGTTGCCTCCTTTGCATGCGGAAGTTCAGTCCGTCGGGCATCAGCCGGAGCGTCAGGGATGGATTGATTTGCTCCAGCGGGCGCTACACGACATTAACGCGGGGTTGATGGAAAAGGTCGTTCTGGCGCGGGCGACCACCCTGACGCTGACGCAGCCGCTACAGGCCACCACCTTTATAGCCGCCAGCCGGGCGGCAAATCACCACTGTTTCCATTTCATGCTGGCGCACGACGCGCGTCATGCGTTTCTCGGTTCCAGCCCTGAACGGCTTTATCGCCGTCGGGGGAGCGAGCTGGAAACGGAAGCGCTGGCGGGGACGGTGGCAAGCGATCGCGACGCGCACAAAGCCGCTGAACTGGCCGACTGGCTGATGAATGACACCAAAAATCAGTGCGAGAACATGCTGGTGGTGGATGATATTTGTCAGCGGCTACAGCAGTCGGCGCTGTCGCTGGATGTGATGCCGCCGGAAATTGTGCGCCTGCGTAAAGTACAGCATCTGCGCCGAACCATTCATGCCACATTACGAACGGCGTCCGATAGCGCGTGCCTGAAGGCATTACAGCCCACGGCGGCGGTTGCGGGTTTGCCGAGGCAAGAAGCGCGCCGTTTTATTGCCGAACATGAACCGTTTGAACGCGGCTGGTACGCCGGGTCGGCGGGCTACCTTTCTCGTCAGCAGTCTGAATTCAGCGTGGCGCTACGTTCGGCCGAAGTGCGGGATCATATTTTGACGCTCTATGCCGGTGCCGGAATTGTGGCGGGTTCTGATCCAGAACAAGAATGGCAGGAGTTGGAAAACAAAGCCGCAGGGCTGAGATCCCTGTTAGACGGTGATATGTCATAG
- the menD gene encoding 2-succinyl-5-enolpyruvyl-6-hydroxy-3-cyclohexene-1-carboxylic-acid synthase has protein sequence MSTSVFNRRWATLLLESLTRHGVRHVCIAPGSRSTPLTLSAADNHALICHTHFDERGLGHLALGLAKASREPVAIIVTSGTAAANLYPAIIESGLTGERLVVLTADRPPELIDCGANQAIRQHALYASHPTLALDLPRPTPDIPASWLASSVDSAMARLTYGTLHINCPFAEPLYGADDGTVYQDWLMTLGDWWNSREPWLREMRQSALVVQPDWPQWRQKRGVVLAGRVSPEQGARLAAWANELGWPLIGDVLSQSGQPLPCADIWLAHPDAVDRLRQADIVLQFGGSLTGKRLLQWQEQCQPQEFWLIDDLPGRLDPAHHRGRRLVADVGEWLSAHPAHKQTPWADRLVDIADKTQRQIDTHLASRFGEAQLAQRIPALLPPDGQLFVGNSLVVRLIDALAQLPQGYPVYGNRGASGIDGLISTLAGVQRATAKPTLGIVGDLSALYDLNALALLRQAPAPLVLIVVNNNGGQIFSLLPTPVAQREAFYCMPQNVEFGHAAAMFGLNYVRAESWEQLANTVTDCWTQGGVTLLEVVVEPKDGAATLNELVAQVATWAH, from the coding sequence ATGTCAACAAGTGTATTTAATCGCCGCTGGGCTACATTACTGCTGGAATCGCTGACCCGCCACGGCGTCCGGCATGTCTGCATCGCGCCCGGTTCTCGCTCCACCCCGCTGACATTGTCTGCGGCGGACAACCACGCGCTGATTTGCCACACGCATTTTGACGAACGCGGGCTCGGGCATCTGGCGCTGGGACTGGCAAAAGCCTCGCGTGAACCGGTTGCGATTATCGTGACGTCAGGCACTGCCGCCGCGAACCTTTATCCGGCCATCATTGAATCAGGGTTGACCGGTGAGCGGCTGGTCGTTCTGACCGCGGATCGTCCGCCGGAGCTGATCGACTGCGGTGCGAATCAGGCGATTCGTCAACATGCGCTGTATGCTTCACACCCCACGCTGGCGCTGGATTTGCCGCGCCCCACGCCCGATATCCCGGCTAGCTGGCTGGCTTCTTCTGTGGATAGTGCCATGGCGCGACTCACGTACGGCACGCTACACATTAATTGCCCCTTTGCTGAACCGTTGTACGGTGCCGATGACGGCACGGTGTATCAGGACTGGTTAATGACGCTGGGCGACTGGTGGAACAGCCGTGAACCCTGGCTGCGTGAAATGCGCCAGAGTGCGCTGGTGGTGCAGCCGGACTGGCCGCAGTGGCGACAGAAGCGTGGCGTTGTGCTCGCCGGTCGCGTGAGTCCTGAGCAGGGGGCACGTCTCGCTGCGTGGGCGAACGAACTGGGCTGGCCGCTGATTGGTGATGTTCTGTCGCAAAGCGGGCAGCCGTTACCCTGTGCGGATATCTGGCTGGCGCATCCTGACGCGGTGGATCGCTTACGGCAGGCGGATATTGTCTTGCAGTTCGGCGGCAGCCTGACCGGTAAGCGCCTGCTGCAATGGCAGGAGCAGTGCCAGCCGCAAGAATTCTGGTTAATTGACGATCTGCCGGGACGGCTGGATCCGGCCCACCATCGCGGACGCCGTCTGGTCGCCGACGTTGGCGAATGGCTTTCTGCACACCCGGCGCATAAGCAGACGCCGTGGGCGGATAGGTTGGTGGATATTGCTGATAAAACGCAGCGACAGATCGACACGCATCTGGCTTCCCGCTTTGGTGAAGCGCAGCTGGCGCAGCGTATACCGGCGCTGTTGCCGCCGGACGGACAGCTGTTTGTCGGCAACAGCCTTGTGGTACGCCTGATCGACGCGCTGGCGCAGCTCCCGCAGGGGTATCCGGTGTATGGTAATCGTGGTGCCAGCGGTATTGATGGCCTGATCTCCACGCTGGCAGGCGTGCAGCGTGCCACGGCAAAACCGACGCTGGGCATCGTCGGCGATCTTTCTGCGTTATACGATTTGAATGCGCTGGCGCTGCTGCGTCAGGCTCCCGCACCGCTGGTGTTGATCGTGGTGAACAATAACGGCGGCCAAATATTTTCCCTGCTGCCGACGCCGGTTGCACAGCGTGAAGCGTTTTACTGCATGCCGCAAAATGTGGAATTCGGCCACGCCGCCGCGATGTTTGGCCTCAATTACGTGCGCGCCGAGAGCTGGGAACAACTGGCAAATACGGTGACGGATTGCTGGACACAGGGCGGCGTTACGCTGCTGGAAGTCGTGGTTGAGCCGAAGGATGGCGCAGCAACGCTTAATGAACTGGTCGCGCAGGTGGCGACATGGGCGCACTAG
- the menH gene encoding 2-succinyl-6-hydroxy-2,4-cyclohexadiene-1-carboxylate synthase, with protein MGALDFQGLDCQRTNFQGLGCQKVTHGAVAPRQPWLVCLHGLLGSGEDWLPVLPFCRDWPVLLVDLPGHGESRTISATDFADVSRLLSETLREQGIARYWLLGYSLGGRIAMYHTCNGLHDGMLGLLIEGGHPGLATPELRTERIHHDARWAQRFRHEPLPAVLQDWYQQAVFADVDSVQREQLIARRSANHGASVAAMLEATSLGRQPFLAECLRHLSMPFVYLCGASDMKFQTLATHYGLPLLSVAQAGHNAHQANPAAYAERVRAFLLHPVKD; from the coding sequence ATGGGCGCACTAGATTTTCAGGGACTAGATTGTCAGAGGACAAATTTTCAGGGGTTAGGCTGCCAGAAGGTGACGCATGGTGCGGTTGCGCCGAGGCAGCCGTGGCTGGTGTGCCTGCATGGTTTATTAGGTAGTGGCGAGGACTGGCTACCCGTCCTGCCGTTTTGCCGCGACTGGCCCGTGCTGCTGGTGGATTTGCCCGGACATGGCGAGTCGAGAACGATCTCCGCAACCGATTTTGCCGATGTGAGTCGCCTGCTCAGCGAGACGCTGCGGGAGCAAGGTATTGCGCGTTATTGGCTGCTGGGCTATTCGCTCGGTGGACGTATCGCGATGTATCACACCTGCAACGGACTGCATGACGGCATGCTGGGGCTGCTGATCGAAGGGGGACACCCCGGTCTGGCGACGCCTGAGTTGCGTACGGAGCGTATTCATCATGATGCACGCTGGGCGCAGCGCTTTCGTCACGAGCCTCTGCCAGCGGTCTTGCAGGACTGGTATCAGCAGGCGGTGTTTGCTGATGTGGATTCAGTACAGCGTGAACAGCTGATTGCGCGCCGGAGTGCGAATCACGGCGCATCCGTTGCGGCAATGCTGGAAGCCACCTCGCTGGGGCGGCAACCTTTTTTAGCGGAATGCCTCCGACACCTGTCGATGCCTTTTGTTTATTTATGCGGTGCCAGCGACATGAAATTTCAAACGCTGGCGACGCACTACGGCCTGCCGTTACTGAGCGTCGCGCAGGCGGGCCATAATGCTCATCAGGCGAACCCAGCGGCGTATGCCGAGCGGGTTCGCGCTTTTCTTTTGCATCCCGTTAAGGATTGA
- the menE gene encoding o-succinylbenzoate--CoA ligase, translating into MAILTDWPWRHWANQTPPSVSLNEPVALIDDETRWSWQALAQQVDRLTQHFTQQGVAADSTVALRGKNSAQMLFSYLALLQCGVRVLPLNPQLPDALTEALLPTLNVAYGLCLNDKPWPNAVRTLSLPSDDTEERHCTDRLRWQADRLATLTLTSGSSGMPKAVAHTFAAHLSSAEGVVQMMAFSSCDSWLLSLPLFHVSGQGIVWRWLATGATIVVRAHQPLDSALRDCTHASLVPTQLWRLLSEDSFPTALKAVLLGGAMIPQTLTQQAEARGVSCWCGYGLTELASTACAKRADGGAGVGLPLHGREIRLLEDEILLRGSTLAAGYWRDGKLMPLVDEDGWFHTRDRGRFAEGEWHILGRLDNQFFSGGEGIQPENIEAVLLTHPDVQQACVVPVEDAEFGHRPVAVLEVAQTTTLDAVRDWLQPQLAGFQRPVAYYALPTELKNGGIKLSRQQVKSWVNATHHEPNR; encoded by the coding sequence ATGGCAATCCTGACTGACTGGCCGTGGCGACACTGGGCTAACCAGACGCCTCCGTCTGTCTCATTGAATGAGCCTGTCGCATTAATTGACGATGAAACCCGCTGGAGCTGGCAGGCGCTTGCCCAGCAGGTGGATCGTCTGACGCAGCATTTTACACAGCAGGGCGTTGCGGCCGACAGTACGGTTGCGCTACGTGGTAAGAATAGCGCCCAGATGTTGTTCAGCTATCTGGCACTGCTACAGTGCGGCGTTCGCGTGCTGCCGCTGAATCCACAGTTACCTGATGCACTAACCGAGGCACTGCTGCCTACGCTAAATGTCGCGTATGGCCTGTGCCTGAATGATAAGCCCTGGCCGAATGCCGTGCGCACGCTTTCTTTGCCATCGGACGATACTGAAGAACGTCACTGTACCGATCGATTGCGCTGGCAGGCCGATCGGCTGGCGACGCTGACGTTGACGTCCGGCTCCAGCGGGATGCCGAAAGCGGTGGCGCACACGTTCGCGGCTCATCTTTCCAGCGCGGAAGGTGTGGTGCAGATGATGGCGTTTTCCTCCTGCGACAGCTGGCTGCTGTCACTTCCGCTCTTTCACGTTTCCGGGCAGGGTATTGTTTGGCGCTGGCTTGCGACTGGGGCCACAATAGTGGTTCGTGCGCATCAGCCTCTGGATAGTGCGCTGCGCGATTGTACTCACGCTTCTCTGGTGCCGACGCAACTGTGGCGACTGCTGTCGGAGGATAGTTTCCCTACGGCACTGAAAGCCGTATTGCTCGGCGGTGCGATGATTCCGCAGACGCTGACGCAACAGGCGGAAGCCCGAGGCGTGAGCTGCTGGTGCGGCTATGGCCTGACAGAACTGGCGTCGACAGCCTGCGCGAAACGCGCCGATGGGGGAGCGGGGGTTGGTCTGCCGTTACACGGGCGGGAGATCCGGCTGCTAGAGGATGAAATTCTGCTGCGCGGCAGCACGCTGGCTGCTGGCTATTGGCGTGACGGGAAACTGATGCCACTGGTCGATGAGGATGGCTGGTTCCACACGCGGGATCGCGGGCGCTTTGCCGAGGGCGAGTGGCACATTCTGGGGCGTCTGGATAATCAATTTTTCAGCGGCGGAGAAGGGATCCAACCGGAGAATATCGAAGCCGTACTGTTGACGCATCCCGATGTTCAACAGGCCTGTGTTGTGCCAGTTGAAGACGCAGAGTTCGGCCACCGTCCTGTTGCGGTGCTGGAAGTGGCACAAACTACGACGCTTGATGCGGTACGCGATTGGCTACAGCCGCAGCTTGCCGGATTTCAGCGTCCAGTCGCGTATTATGCGCTGCCGACTGAACTGAAAAATGGTGGGATTAAGCTCTCTCGTCAGCAGGTGAAAAGCTGGGTTAATGCAACGCACCACGAGCCCAACAGGTAG
- the tyrP gene encoding tyrosine transporter TyrP: MKNRTLGSIFIVAGTTIGAGMLAMPLATAGVGFGTTLAILIGLWALMCYSALLLVEVYQHQPSHTGLGTLAKIYLGRWGQWITGFSMLFLMYALTAAYISGAGELLATSISQWSGYSLPLSAGILLFTLVAGGVVCIGTSSVDLFNRILFSGKVLMLVIMLAVMVPHIQRVNLLTLPLQQGLTLSALPVILTSFGFHGSIPSIVHYMGGDSRKLRRIFLIGSVIPLIAYMFWQLAMLGSLSSSTFNAILADQAGLNGLMQAIRTLVASPHVELAVHLFADLALATSFLGVALGLFDYLADLFKRKNSVTGRAQTGLLTFIPPLVFALFYPQGFVMALGYAAIALAVLALLIPVLLSWQVRKQRPEIRATRGGAPVLALVFASGVGIILIQLAMVAGWLPSIS, translated from the coding sequence ATATTAATCGGTTTATGGGCACTGATGTGTTATAGCGCCCTGCTGCTGGTTGAAGTGTATCAACATCAGCCATCGCACACCGGGCTGGGCACGCTGGCAAAAATCTACCTCGGCCGCTGGGGACAGTGGATTACGGGTTTCAGTATGCTATTTCTGATGTACGCGCTCACGGCAGCCTATATCAGCGGCGCGGGCGAACTGCTCGCCACCAGCATCAGCCAATGGAGTGGCTACTCACTTCCACTGTCCGCCGGAATTCTGCTCTTCACGCTGGTTGCCGGCGGCGTTGTCTGTATCGGGACATCTTCCGTCGATTTGTTTAACCGCATCCTGTTTAGCGGCAAAGTGCTCATGCTCGTCATTATGCTGGCCGTCATGGTGCCACATATTCAGCGCGTTAATCTCTTAACGCTACCGCTGCAACAGGGTCTGACACTCTCGGCATTACCCGTCATTCTGACGTCATTCGGTTTTCACGGCAGTATCCCCAGTATCGTGCACTATATGGGCGGCGACAGCCGTAAGCTTCGCCGGATATTCCTTATCGGTAGCGTGATACCGCTGATTGCCTATATGTTCTGGCAACTGGCGATGCTAGGCAGCCTCAGTTCTTCAACATTCAACGCTATTTTGGCCGATCAGGCGGGATTGAATGGACTGATGCAGGCTATTCGCACGCTGGTGGCTTCACCGCACGTTGAACTGGCCGTTCATCTGTTTGCCGATCTGGCACTGGCGACCTCTTTCCTCGGCGTAGCGCTGGGGCTGTTCGATTATTTAGCCGATCTGTTTAAGCGTAAAAATAGCGTCACCGGACGTGCCCAAACGGGTTTGCTGACCTTTATCCCACCGCTGGTGTTTGCACTCTTTTATCCGCAAGGGTTCGTGATGGCGCTGGGTTATGCGGCGATCGCACTGGCCGTGCTGGCACTGCTTATTCCCGTCCTGCTGAGCTGGCAGGTGCGCAAACAGCGCCCTGAAATACGTGCGACGCGAGGTGGTGCTCCAGTTCTGGCGCTGGTTTTCGCCAGCGGCGTAGGCATCATCCTGATCCAACTGGCGATGGTCGCAGGCTGGCTACCGTCAATCAGCTAA
- the menC gene encoding o-succinylbenzoate synthase — MRQVTLYRYSVPMEAGVVLRNQRLKTRDGLIVCLQEGERLGWGEIAPLPEFSVETLAEAEAVAREQLQLWATGGVFSDDLLPSVAFGLSCAQAELDQHLPQAADYRKAPLCSGDPDELFAMLQAMPGEKVAKVKVGLYEAVRDGMIVNVLLEALPDLKLRLDANRSWTRAKADGFARYVAPSLRSRIAFLEEPCKNREESREFARETGISIAWDESVREADFRVEAEPGVSAIVIKPTLVGSLARCQQLVQDTHQAGLTAVISSSIESSLGLAQLARLAHWLTPDTIPGLDTLNLMQAQVIQAWPESTLPLLAAEQLDVVWQS; from the coding sequence ATGCGTCAGGTCACTCTCTATCGTTACAGCGTGCCGATGGAAGCCGGAGTGGTGCTGCGCAATCAGCGTCTGAAAACCCGCGATGGGCTTATCGTTTGCCTGCAAGAAGGCGAACGGTTGGGCTGGGGCGAAATTGCGCCGCTGCCGGAATTCAGCGTGGAAACACTGGCTGAGGCGGAAGCCGTTGCGCGTGAACAACTGCAATTGTGGGCGACAGGGGGAGTATTTTCCGACGATCTTCTGCCGTCCGTTGCCTTTGGCTTAAGCTGTGCGCAGGCGGAGCTGGATCAGCACCTACCGCAGGCGGCGGACTATCGCAAAGCGCCGTTGTGCAGCGGCGATCCTGATGAGCTGTTTGCCATGCTACAAGCGATGCCGGGCGAGAAAGTGGCAAAGGTCAAAGTCGGCCTGTACGAAGCGGTACGTGACGGCATGATCGTGAACGTGCTGCTGGAAGCCTTGCCGGACCTGAAACTCCGTCTGGATGCCAATCGTAGCTGGACGCGCGCCAAAGCGGACGGCTTTGCCCGCTATGTCGCGCCGTCATTGCGTTCACGTATTGCCTTCCTCGAAGAGCCTTGCAAAAACCGTGAAGAATCTCGCGAATTTGCGCGGGAAACCGGCATTAGCATTGCTTGGGATGAAAGCGTGCGCGAGGCGGATTTTCGGGTGGAAGCGGAGCCGGGCGTGAGCGCGATTGTCATTAAGCCGACGCTGGTCGGCAGCCTTGCACGCTGCCAGCAACTGGTGCAGGACACGCATCAGGCTGGATTAACGGCGGTAATCAGCTCCAGCATCGAATCCAGTCTGGGTTTAGCGCAGTTGGCGCGTTTGGCGCATTGGCTGACGCCGGATACGATTCCAGGGCTGGACACGTTGAATCTGATGCAAGCGCAGGTCATTCAAGCCTGGCCAGAGAGCACGTTGCCGCTGCTGGCTGCTGAGCAACTGGACGTGGTATGGCAATCCTGA
- a CDS encoding catalase yields the protein MREGKLATGKRAAAMDTPHTVHADMRPPMRFQDMWFLEKLALFDRETSANHQATHKKPAVKPSTNAPDS from the coding sequence ATGAGAGAAGGAAAATTAGCGACAGGGAAGCGTGCCGCAGCGATGGATACCCCTCATACGGTGCATGCCGATATGCGCCCCCCGATGCGGTTTCAGGACATGTGGTTTCTGGAAAAGCTGGCGCTGTTTGATCGGGAAACCAGCGCCAATCATCAGGCAACGCATAAAAAACCGGCGGTGAAACCCAGCACCAATGCACCGGACAGCTAG